GCACTGTGGGTGTTCCAACTGGGAACATCTTCAGCAGCTAGCTTTCCCCTAGTGAACTTGTAAACAGTGAGGTAAGGAGGATGGATGTTGCTATTTCACACTGCTGGTGCGGAGAAGATTCACATTCTGTTCACAGCTCTGCTTGAGATTTCCTTGGGGCTTTTAGTAAGCTTTATTAGAAGTTAGCTCTGGTTTTCTCCATACATCAGTTTTACATCAGCAGAGGTGGTAGTTTTTGCATGTAGCGTAACTGTGTTGCGTACGCTCATGTGAGTGGAGTCTACAAATGCTACAGGCCAGAATGTTACTGAAAcaaccccagccccaccccacTTCATTCTAAAGTGACTTGTGTctatattttcctgcttttcccccccctcccccgttccccttccccttcttccattttttttttaacaggctGGGATTACAGCCAAGGATTTGTGAACCAGGAGATGATCAGAGACCACCTGCCCCCACCTCAAAATGATGTTCTGATCCTCATGTGTGGACCTCCTCCAATGATCCAGTATGCTTGCATTCCCAACCTGGACAAACTAGGCTACACGAAGGACATGATGTTCTCCTTCTAAAGACGACTGATAATTCAGTGATCTTGtgtggaggggaagaggaaacaTTTAATGGGGAACAGGACAGAGTTACAGAGATGGCTGATGCACAGTGCTGGGAAGCtacatttacattaaaaaatgcttcatttctCTGGCAAGTAAGACTGTTAAGACAGTATGTTGCACAGAAACAACTGTATTGTGGAAAGGTACCGATGCCTAGTGCTCAGCTATATTGTATACTCCATCTTAAGAGACGAAAGTATAGCTGCTTCACTAAACactcatttgcattttttcttagCCCTGTAATGAAATGGCAGTAATATCCTACTTCCTAACACTGTGCTTACCCAGTATTTTATTTGGTATGAGGTATGAAAATACATAGAATGTGCTGGATTATTCACCTTGCTTATGCCAAATTTGAATCCTTACAGAGCTTTTACAGTATGAGGGCCGGGAGCATTTGCCTTGTGTGCATAATCTCGGCAACATCAGAAGCTTAAAGGTGCTTGTTAGTTGGAGGGTGACAACCATTTATGACTGAAGGTGTTCAAGCTGCCTTGTTAATCAAAACAAGAGAGGTAGACAGCAGTACCAAATTGGTTTCCTTTGTATTTTGGAATAGCTTTTCTTAAATGCAACTGCTTTTCTCCAGCAGGTCACTGTTCTCATCCCTGggcaatgaaagaaaatacagaaagcaggCAGCATTGTGCATTGTTCCACAAATAGCTGGATTTTTTGATTGTTTGTGTGTGGAATACTGAAAACCCTCCCGCCCCAACttttgtatttacttttaaatagcGGATGATGCCATAGGAGTACAAGAGCAGTTCTTCTGCATGTCCTGTGCAGTGAAAAACATGCCGGGTGAAAACTGGATCTGGTTTTAGTTTCTTGTTTCCCAGAGGTCTATGTGGAGCAAAGAGCCAGGGTGGGTTTCAGCAGGTAGCCCAGCTTCGGATGCAGTATGCATACAGTCGGGGGACTGCGTGTGTTGCTAAGGCAAAACTCCCAAGGGTTTTGCTTGGTAAGGATGCATGAGAAGCCATAAGTCACCAAAGTGATGGTAAATTCAACTGTCTCACTGAATCTAAAACTGTTTCATTAGATGCTGTTAACTATAGCTCggattttcactttttttttttcatatactcTTACAGCAGCCTTTTAACTAAAGTTTAGTAAACTTGAGGCATCTTCATGTCAAATATTCTGCTTCTGAACaacagagatgctgctgagaTTAAAGCTGTCCTGCAGGGACACTATGAAACTAAAAATCTTGTTCTGGTGATGAAatcagagaaagggaaaggatgtTTAGTCATATGTGAAGTAATGTGGATGCTAGTTAGCTACAAGTGTCAGTGTATAATACCACTTCTTTTAAAGATTTGGGTAGGTATTTGAGGTTATAAATTGCCATGTTTTCTGTTGTGCCTGCACAACAGATGGCTATTGTGTTCTTAAGAGGTTAATTTTCAGCATGAattttgaaaggagaaaaagatacTACAGTTAACTTAAGGAACATTAAATGGGTAATTTTGTTAGTAATTTTATTAGGCACTTGCCTCTGAAGTCAGAATTTTTGATGTGCGCTTCTGAAACTTGTTTCTTAATACTGTGCTCTGAAGTTCAAATAAGTTTCAGTCCCTTTTCTAGGAggtaaaaagcagaaatgtgagAGACATTATTGTGCTGCTGGTTTGTAGCACTGTGGGAAGCgcatagatttttttaattattatttaatgaaattttcttgtttaaaaaaaaaaacccacaccaaaaccaaagtAGCTTGTTACATGTCTCTTTGTATTACTGCTTATTCAGTTACTGGGGTTTCTTCACATCTGTGTAAGAAATCAAGTATCTTGTGGGTTAACCACCTGTGTGTTACTGAGGATGTAATCTTCAACTGCTGAAGAGACAAACTATAATTGTAAAATGCTCTATAAAGTGAAGGTTCAAAAACAAAGCCTGTTAGATTTTACCCAAGtgcttatttcttttgtttgaatttGGTGAAAACTGCTGTATTTGGATGCTGAGTCAAGGAGTAAActgcctctgtttttctctgtatcACTCCAATCTCTTCTTACCTTTATTTTGTACATCTTGCTTGTGAACGTGaggcttttttaataaataaggGGAATTTTATATAATCTGCTGAAGCAAAACTGTATTACAGTCCCTTTTGCTTGATGGTTCTGTACTATAGCATTTAAACAAGTCAGTGATAAAAGTTGGGTTTACCtattggttttttcctttgagcCAGTTCATGTGTCTTATAGAAAATATGAGTATTCCTCCAGTTTTCTTACAGGATGTGCTGAGTACTACTAATTTCTGTGATACAAAGCAGCTGGGGAAACAGGAACCTCCTCCATGAAAGGCATTCTGTGGAAAGTCTCCTGAGAGAAAAAGGATCGAAAGGCCTGTTGCTGCTTTGGCTTCACCAGAGGGGGGTCCCTGTCGCTCGCAGGCCCAGGGACACGCTCGCAGGCCCAGGGACACGCTCGCAGGCCCAGGGACACGCTCGCAGGCCCAGGGACACGCTCGCAGGCCCAGGGACACGctcattccccccacccccaaatagCAAATGATTGCTTGTGTGCAGCAGCGCTCTTTGGGTACTGCTCCTGTTGCAACAGAGGCTCTGAGAGGGAGGAGCTAGGAAATGAGCTGCTACTTCATCTTACTTCTGTAGCCAGGCCTTGAGCCTGCAGTTGTcatggtgctgctgctctgtgccagtGTTAGCCCTGTTGCAGCCGCAGGGGccagagctgccctggctgcccaGCTGCCTGTGTGACTGGTGGGTGGGTTGGGGGTCTGTCTGCTTCATTCTTTCTAAGGCCTCAGGGGTTTAATAGTGTCCTCCAAAAGTTTCTGGTAAAAATAGCTTGGTTTACAGAAAGGAGCCTCATGTTGTTCCTGAGTTTTTCTCCTCTTGATCCTGCCCAAgtgagcaggaagaaaatgagcatCGCTTGGGCACAGCcagtgcagcagctgggctctgccttGTGTTTGTAACTTCTCCCACATATGGGTCAGGTgtaagaggcagcagcagcaaaatgggATTAGGGCAGCAGGGATCTATGACTTCCCTTGCTTCAGTAGTGTACAGGGGTAGCAGTAGCATTTGCTGAGTGCCTCTGGGGATCATGCTCTGCCAGCCACCCTCCACCCCCATTTGGATTATCAGAACAGGACCCTGTTGTTAAACAGCTCTACCAGAGTCAGCATGCAGCACTCCCAACGCATCACACACGTGGCATCTGCATCAGGCTGTTCTGTGTCTGGCCTGAGTGTGGCTCTCAGCAATGGGTGTTAGGAGCGCACACCTGCTGCTAGTTGCAGCACATTCCTGCAAGTGCATAGCTGCAACCAAATCATCACTGTTGCAACTGGTTGCTCCGGGTGGATGCTATCAAGCAGTGTCTCAGGCTGAGCTATAATGACAGAAACAAGTcattgcagcagcagaagcaaaatgtCTGtacagcagggagcaggagggttTCATCCTCCCCAGGTATAGGGTGGAagagaaaatagagaaaataggGGGTGCATCTGTGATGGATCAAcccagggagggagggcggaGAGGGGTCACTGTATGGCTGAGCGATAGGGCAGCGGTAGCTGAAGGCCTCTGCCAGGCAGCGTCCATGTAGTGCACAGCTTCGGGTAGGCAGGCCCCGCTGCTGCTTCTGCGACAGGGAAGCAGAAGGGGTAGAGGGGCGATGACAGATGCCTTCCTGAAGTAATAAAGCACCAGCACTGTGGGCCCAGGTCTTCTCTGCTTGAGTCAGAAACCCCTGGTGTACCCAGGTAGGGTGGCTCCCTCTGATAAGCTAATCGTGcttcttaaattttctttaaagagagtGGGGTGTGGTggtctgctgctttttttttttcttgttatgaaGACCTAGCTGGCTAAGCTAACCGGccaacagcagcactgctgcaagCTGCCACTTCACATATAGCCTTTCCTCAGTGCTACACTTCCGTGAGCTCTCAAGCTCAACTACAGTGTGAACTATACATTATACTAAACTATACATTAGCAAACAATGcccaaaggaaggaaaaacaacccaaacccttAACTTTGCTTAACCTTATTACACAAATTACCATGGGATTAAATTCTGAGGTCAGCACCTTACCTGTTAAATGAGCAAGTGCAGTTACCGAAACTTGTGGTATGGCTGTGAATCACCTGAGCGGATATTCCAGCTTGGCTGGATAAATGGTTAAATTTACATTGTTAAATGCTTTGTTGTGCATCATCGTTATTATTACCTGTAGTACAGGGTCTTGGCCAGTTCCCACCATCACTGAGGGCCTGGGCTTCAGAGCTAAAACTCTCAAGGCAACAACGCAAAGGGTGCGGCACAGCTCCCAGGATAAACACCAAGCCTGCGTGACATCTCTGAGGTACCAGAGCCACTCTGCAGGCTATGAACCAAATGGGCAACTGCCCCAGTGTGTAACTTCCATAGTCCAAACTCTATATTGTCAAGAcgttttaatttttccccttccctttccaagGTTAAAAAATCATGCAAAACATGTGAAGGAAAAAGACCAACCAGTTTTCAGAGAGCCAGCGCTCCTACAGAACTGACTTGCTTAAGAGACACGCACTAGTTATAAGATACCAgtttaatgcaaaattaaagcttttctcTGGTGTTTTATAAACCAGTCAATCCCGCTGCAGTATTGGCTATGCTGTTACTTTaaacaggaaagtaaaaaaaaaaacaaaaccaaaccaacccaccacccaaaccaacaacccaaCCCTCCTGAATGGGACATCTCCTCACTTTCTGCACAGCTCCCCACTGCTACGTCTGGTTTCTATGTAAAACACCAGAACTGTCCTGTCCCACCAAACTCTTGCTACATGCACAAAATACAATGATGCCAGCTCTTTAAAACCACCTGTATCTCAACTATTTCAAAACTAAAAGGCTGCCCTTCCCCACACACAACTCAGCAAAAACTTCAcagttctctgtgtgtgtttttatttcaattcaCCTTTCAGCCTCCACCATGGAAAGCAGTGAAAACAGCTGTTGATGATGCAGCTTCTTTATACCCTTTTTTAATGGCTGTGTAAATAACAGCCATTATTTCACAGCTGTCACAACTGCCCCATCTTATACTTCGCATAGTAAATAACAAAATGTGAgtgaaattttgaaattatttctgatctgtgaaatgaatgaaataattatAAGAAAACTAGAGGCAGAGGAGAtttgcaccaacaaagctatTCAGAGAACTATACGCAAAGTGGGTTTACCAGTTTGAAAACTGATCAGGTCTTCCTTCACTGGCTAACAGtggctgaaagaaaataattataaccGTGCAACCCAAAAGTCTCATTTTGTCCattaaaaactgaggaaaatgGACTAAATTAGTCCATAAATGCAATCAGCTGCTAAGCTACTgaaaacaaagtgaaataattttgcctCCTCCAGGCTTTTGCTCTCTGCCATGAGTGGTcaggagctgcctctgctgccctgaaaagcaaaagctctgGCCAATGTCTCCAGGACCAGGTTTTTGTCCCTGTTGGTTGATTTCCCCAAGTTTTCTTTAACACCTGCCAGTGGTTTTTGCTACACCTTGACCTGATGCAGCCGCTCAGCAAGAAGAGGCTTTGCAGCTAGGACCAAGCCTGCCCCTCTAGTACAGTCACAGCTCCAAGGCCCTCCATAGCCTGGCACTGATATACTTTTAACAGGCAGGCAGGTAATTAGTAAGTTTGTCATGTAGCCCATTTCTATAAAGGGAAACAGCTCTTAGCTGTGAACCAGCTCCTATCTATCTCCAAACCAGTGTTTTTGAGCCCTGGTGTCGTCCTTCACACTCGGTGCAAATCTTCTGACCAGCACCagtacattttctttattacagccTCAACCTCCTGTTACAGTAAAAATCTGCCACACAGTAAACAAAGGCTGTGAGTCAAGTCTAACATGCCCTCCCAAAGGCTTGGGGCGATAAACCTTTCATCAGCTCCAGCCAAGACTTAATGTCTGATGAACAAAATGTTCTGGAAAAATGACATGCGTTCTATAATAATTTTTCTGGCAGGTATCATCTCCTGTTGTTTAAAACCTGGAGAGACTGACTCAGCCTGGCTCCTGCGGGGGCTTAGGGAACGCCATGGGTGGAGGAGAGAGTGGGAAGTAAGGGGGTGGAGGGAATGGCATGCgagaagaaaagagaggcaGAGCTGAGCTCTGGTGCCAGCGTGCAAAGCCCCTGCTGTTAAACAGCGTTTTGCAGAAAGTTGATGTACGCATTGCCCGCCTCTGTTGGTCAGATTTTTGTGCTGAGGCAGTTCTCCAGCATGTCTTTTGTGGGCAGGAAGCTGTCAGTACCAGTGACAAATTGCCGTAGAGCATTCCTGCCCGACAGGCGGCATTTTTGCTCCTCCTTGGCAATGCTGTCTAGCGTGACTCCACGGATGTCCTTGGGCTTCCCTGGCACACCAAACACGATGAACAAGCCCAGGCAGTCCTGTCCCACCAGCCAGCAGGACTCAGCCAGCTTCTCAGACCTGCTCCTGTTTTGGAAGCACTCATCTGCCAGCACGGCTTCCCGGCAGCAGTCTTCCACCGCCCCAGTGGGGCCGCCTTCGCTATGGAAAAGCTCAGCCAGCTGTAAAGCCTGCACAGCAACGTGAAGTTTGATTTGCTTGTCAGCTCCAGACAGAGTCCAGATCCAGTCCACCCCAAACAGGGAGGACTGCTGCTTGGTCATTTTGCTGGTTGTGATACattcttccactcctctttccaCAAAGAAGCTGATGAAGTTGACCAAAAAGATCTCTCTCAGCATGTTTGTGGCTGGCTGGAATTTGCTCTGAGGATCCATGAAACCAAGGTAGTCCTGCAGCCTTCGAGATGCATGGACCACACCTTGGCTGAAGACTTGACAGATGACTAGAGTTTCAGCCTTGTTCTCCTGGTTGTCCTCGTGTGAGACCTTCTGGCCCATTTTCCGTGCAGGAGGAGGTCATTTCCACATGCAGACCGCCTCGGGGAAGTCCCTTCCTTTTCCAGCGAAGGCTCTGTGGCACTGGGCTCAGCCAGACCTACGAAGCTTGAGCTCAGAGAGCTGAGCTTTGTGAGCAGGCTGCCGTCCCGCAGGGCAGATGGGCTTTCTCCTGGGTACGTTACTCCGCTGAGCCATGACCAGCCCAACAGGCCCAGTAACTTTCATACCTACTGAATTCATCTGTGGTCCTTTTCCTTATTGTTTATTCTGGCACCATTTCTTTAGCTGATGCTATCTCATTCCAGTCTGATCTTACCTTCTTTGATCTCCTTTCTAGGACTATTACAGAGAAGCCATTTCACTGGCACTGGTTGATCCTGGAGATGAGAATAAaccacctttttcttttaatccccCAGAGAAGGGTAAGCATCCGAACCTGAAGATTTCTACCACGCGCTTCAAATGACACAGTGGTCTTTTTTGATGGGCCATTGCCTGTATCTCAATACTAACAGCCGCTACTGTCAGTGGCATTAGGTGTGCCATGGCAATGCACATGGACTCAGTGGGAATTTTGGGTCAACCGAGAAGCTTGTGCTCTTGCTGCCTCTAACTGGATTATCTCAGGGAAGCTTGGACAGTCAACGCACCACCACACACGACTATCAAATGCTGCTACAAATAAGCTTCCTAGCCTTAAATGTCCAGTCTCCCTAGCTGTGCAAGCTGGAACATCTGTAaccgctgcagcaggagccaccCCTATTCAGCTCTGGATGTTGCTGGTGCCAAATGTAACACTATAGTCTCTTCATTGGCCCAGGATCTCACCACCATTCTCAAGAAACAGGCTCTGTCCTGCTAAatgctgctcttcctcctccccttcattctgaacaagtgaaaaaaaagtgcCTAGGATCTGTCTTTCTCTGCCCTCTTTACTCTCATTGCTCAAAACATCTTCATTCGATCTCTCTCTTCGTCTGCCTACAGATGTTCATGTGCTCCTGCCACCCCAAGGAAACACCTTCGCAGGTACATAGGTTGGTCAGTCCCACTGCTGCCCTTGGGTCTCTCTCTCTAAAAAACAGATCATGTCCTACATATTATATATCTTTTCTTCCATAGGTCTACAACGGTGTCATGGGCCCAACTCCATTCCTTCGTGACCTTCTCACAGCAACGATGAGGgtatcgcttgttactaggtctcttctccctagtaacaagcgataggacaagaggaaatggcctcaagctgtgccaggggaagtttaggttggatattaggaaaagctgcttcaccgaaagggttgtcaggcattggaacaggctgcccagggaggtggtggagtctccgtccctggaggtatttaaaagaagggtaggtgtggtgcttgaggatgtgctttagtggtggacttggcagtgacagcggttggacttgatgatcttaagggtcttttccaaccttaatgattctatgattctg
The Phalacrocorax aristotelis chromosome 1, bGulAri2.1, whole genome shotgun sequence DNA segment above includes these coding regions:
- the REP15 gene encoding rab15 effector protein; this encodes MGQKVSHEDNQENKAETLVICQVFSQGVVHASRRLQDYLGFMDPQSKFQPATNMLREIFLVNFISFFVERGVEECITTSKMTKQQSSLFGVDWIWTLSGADKQIKLHVAVQALQLAELFHSEGGPTGAVEDCCREAVLADECFQNRSRSEKLAESCWLVGQDCLGLFIVFGVPGKPKDIRGVTLDSIAKEEQKCRLSGRNALRQFVTGTDSFLPTKDMLENCLSTKI